Proteins encoded within one genomic window of Companilactobacillus zhachilii:
- the lacG gene encoding 6-phospho-beta-galactosidase produces MLKLPKDFIMGGASAAYQVEGATKEDGKGKVLWDDYLEKQGRFSPDPAADFYHKYDEDLALSEKYGVQAIRVSIAWSRIFPNGTTDKLEPRGVEYYHKLFASCKKHHIIPFVTLHHFDTPLKLHEIGDWLSPVMLDSFVDYAKYCFKEFPEVKYWITINEPTSMAIQQHVSGTFPPGEKDRFDKAFQAEHNQNVAHARIVNAYKNMNLGGQIGVVHALQTVYPFSDSPADKHAAKLQDAFENRLYLDGTLAGKYSSETISLVKEILDANNQPMFKSTEEEMKELDKAAHQLDFVGVNNYFSKWIKAYDGDSETVHNGTGAKGTSVSRLHGIGEERKPDGIETTDWDWSIYPKGMHDILMRIHDEYPLVPATYVTENGIGLKESLPSNATDDTIIDDPKRIDYLRKYFAAIIDAINDGANVKGYFIWSLQDQFSWTNGYSKRYGLFFVDFPTQKRYVKKSAYWFKKLSETHELEDEFQFSSN; encoded by the coding sequence ATGCTTAAATTACCAAAAGATTTTATAATGGGTGGCGCTAGTGCGGCTTATCAAGTTGAAGGTGCCACTAAAGAAGATGGTAAGGGGAAAGTCCTTTGGGATGATTACTTGGAGAAACAAGGTCGATTCAGTCCCGATCCCGCCGCTGATTTTTATCACAAATATGATGAAGATTTGGCTTTGTCTGAAAAGTATGGTGTGCAAGCAATCCGTGTATCGATTGCATGGTCAAGAATCTTTCCCAATGGAACAACTGATAAGTTAGAACCTCGTGGAGTGGAATATTACCATAAACTGTTTGCTTCATGTAAAAAACATCATATTATTCCATTTGTAACGTTACATCATTTTGATACACCTCTAAAACTTCATGAAATTGGCGATTGGTTAAGCCCAGTAATGCTTGATTCATTTGTTGACTACGCTAAGTATTGTTTCAAAGAATTTCCAGAAGTTAAATATTGGATCACTATTAATGAACCTACATCAATGGCCATTCAACAACATGTATCAGGGACATTCCCACCAGGTGAAAAAGACAGATTTGATAAAGCCTTTCAAGCCGAACATAATCAAAATGTCGCACATGCTAGAATCGTGAATGCTTATAAGAATATGAATTTAGGCGGACAAATTGGAGTTGTTCATGCCTTACAAACAGTTTATCCATTTAGCGATAGTCCAGCAGATAAGCATGCAGCCAAGTTGCAAGATGCTTTTGAAAATCGACTATATTTAGATGGGACTTTAGCTGGAAAATATAGTTCAGAAACCATCTCATTAGTTAAAGAAATATTAGATGCCAATAATCAACCGATGTTTAAGAGTACCGAAGAAGAAATGAAAGAACTTGATAAAGCTGCTCACCAACTTGATTTTGTTGGTGTTAATAATTACTTTAGTAAGTGGATTAAAGCATATGATGGTGACTCAGAGACCGTTCATAACGGTACTGGTGCTAAAGGTACATCCGTTTCAAGACTGCATGGAATTGGTGAAGAACGAAAGCCTGATGGTATCGAAACGACAGACTGGGATTGGTCAATTTATCCTAAGGGGATGCATGATATCCTTATGAGGATTCATGATGAATACCCACTAGTACCAGCAACTTATGTTACTGAAAATGGTATTGGCTTGAAAGAAAGCTTACCAAGTAACGCAACTGACGATACTATCATTGATGATCCAAAACGAATCGATTATTTAAGAAAGTATTTTGCCGCTATTATTGATGCAATCAATGATGGTGCTAATGTTAAAGGTTACTTCATTTGGTCATTACAAGATCAGTTCTCTTGGACTAATGGTTATAGTAAACGTTATGGTCTGTTTTTCGTAGACTTTCCAACTCAGAAGCGTTATGTAAAGAAGAGTGCATATTGGTTTAAGAAACTCAGTGAAACACACGAATTAGAAGATGAATTTCAATTTTCCTCGAATTGA
- a CDS encoding PTS lactose transporter subunit IIBC, giving the protein MDVITSRIEKMKPGFEKIASNAYVSAIRDGFIASMPIILFSSLFILVAYVPNAWGYHWPTNVENNIMIAYNYSMGLLALFVTATTAKNLTDTKNLDLPKTNQMNAVSVILAAEIAFIISAIVQNKGGADLTYLGTQGLVTSYIVGLIVPNVYFVCIKNNVTIKMPPQVPQNISQTFKDVIPMFLSVTIFWAFSLLLATFTGKNLAQLIISLLAPIFSASDSYLGLAIIAGAMGFFWFVGVQGPSIVAPAVAAIEVTNTADNLKLIQAGHQATHVLAQNAQDYVMNMGGTGSTFVLVFLFLFLARSKQLRALGKAAFIPVSFSVNEPILFGAPIIMNPIFFVPFVVTPMVNICLFKFFIEVLGMNGMMYTMPWVIPAPIGILISTGFAPLAFVFVALSLILDVFIWLPFMRVYDNDLLETENENAIKEGLVPDESVEENSTDDSTVMASSVDDSSTETKASPVDESGNNVFDKDTAVMVICAGGGTSGILANALNKTAKERNLKLSAAARAYGQDMNMIQDMDLVILAPQMDSMKGNVQKITDKYGVKLATTSGKEYIELTRNPEKSLQFVKANLA; this is encoded by the coding sequence TCGTGATGGTTTCATTGCATCAATGCCAATTATCTTATTCTCATCCTTGTTTATTCTAGTTGCATACGTACCAAATGCTTGGGGTTACCATTGGCCAACTAATGTTGAAAATAATATTATGATTGCTTACAACTATTCAATGGGATTACTTGCTTTATTTGTTACTGCAACAACAGCCAAGAATTTAACGGATACAAAGAATCTTGACTTGCCAAAAACAAATCAAATGAATGCTGTTTCTGTTATCTTAGCTGCTGAAATTGCTTTTATTATTAGTGCAATCGTTCAAAATAAAGGTGGAGCCGATCTAACATACTTAGGTACACAAGGTCTAGTTACTTCGTATATTGTTGGTTTGATTGTTCCTAATGTTTACTTTGTATGTATTAAGAACAATGTCACAATTAAGATGCCACCACAGGTACCGCAGAATATTTCACAAACGTTTAAAGATGTTATTCCAATGTTTTTATCAGTAACAATTTTCTGGGCTTTTTCATTACTTTTGGCTACATTTACGGGTAAAAACTTGGCTCAATTGATTATTTCACTACTTGCTCCAATTTTCTCAGCTAGTGATTCTTATCTAGGGTTAGCAATTATTGCCGGAGCCATGGGCTTCTTCTGGTTCGTTGGTGTTCAAGGTCCATCAATTGTTGCACCTGCTGTAGCAGCTATTGAAGTTACAAATACTGCTGACAACTTGAAATTGATTCAAGCTGGACATCAAGCTACTCACGTTTTGGCACAAAATGCTCAAGATTATGTTATGAACATGGGTGGTACTGGTTCAACCTTCGTTTTGGTATTTTTATTCCTATTCTTAGCCAGATCAAAACAACTAAGAGCTTTAGGTAAAGCTGCATTTATTCCAGTCAGTTTCTCAGTTAATGAACCAATTTTGTTTGGTGCTCCAATTATTATGAATCCAATCTTCTTTGTACCATTTGTTGTAACACCAATGGTTAACATTTGCTTATTCAAGTTCTTTATTGAAGTCTTAGGTATGAACGGTATGATGTACACCATGCCATGGGTTATTCCAGCACCAATTGGTATTTTAATTAGTACAGGTTTTGCTCCATTAGCATTTGTTTTTGTTGCTTTGAGTTTGATTCTTGATGTATTTATTTGGCTTCCATTCATGAGAGTTTATGATAATGATCTTCTTGAAACTGAAAATGAAAATGCTATTAAAGAAGGTCTAGTTCCAGATGAAAGTGTTGAAGAAAATAGTACAGACGATTCAACAGTTATGGCATCTTCAGTCGATGATTCTTCAACTGAAACCAAAGCTAGTCCAGTAGATGAATCTGGAAATAATGTTTTTGATAAAGATACGGCTGTCATGGTAATCTGTGCCGGCGGTGGTACTAGTGGTATTTTGGCTAATGCCCTTAATAAAACTGCTAAAGAACGTAACTTGAAATTATCAGCCGCCGCACGTGCCTATGGACAGGATATGAACATGATTCAAGATATGGATCTAGTTATTCTCGCACCACAAATGGATAGTATGAAGGGTAATGTTCAAAAGATTACTGATAAGTACGGAGTTAAATTAGCAACAACTTCAGGAAAAGAATATATCGAATTGACTAGAAATCCGGAGAAATCACTACAATTTGTTAAAGCAAATTTAGCATAG